A portion of the Hydractinia symbiolongicarpus strain clone_291-10 chromosome 10, HSymV2.1, whole genome shotgun sequence genome contains these proteins:
- the LOC130662340 gene encoding uncharacterized protein LOC130662340 isoform X3 has product MDESDVTSKSTSDNENNFGLQKPKSRKRKIPNELIIDDIEIFEETRYESDEEESDEEDQLFQGSSSSDEDHNDDDENHNMCPICLGEFTDQMIGIPENCVHMFCIECIQEWTKNVNNCPVDRKKFNSISIMLTKDGPVIEEVYIEDKEMKESDFEDPPTYCQICGLCDREEALLLCDECDNGYHLDCLDPPLSVVPIDEWHCPECQPAATSRGSRRDRSRSIPGLIGNEDDLLNVFERVQEQQRLTRGLMFGQLARTVASTRGTRGRRRGRGRSRRRGGGRGQTSASQSSASRRRSGQNTSVTIKKRRRRKKKKARSSSKNKSPSEKVKRSLEKARKKHIKEQIEKFRANMQQRGSEPLETSQFSLFGNRYNLDDFHGDSEETYRLQERGNSPARSAIVNSTDVVGSILGGFGTLDPDNVIVHRNGSLEPKPEAVVGDTCEDSTKDVDDAKEDGNRKSSSSSISGVVRNNVKRRKIRFFDDDDECRSNAKENDNVFVVNKSDMKEGVQERSTSNTEGSQTFSRERAEALKEKIRKSFKERMKQKEEAEQLKQKLKNIRSNFSCTDHKTTANLHTISQFKIPKLKRENKEERAEVSKKPPYFPKESEVGRPMGVSSVVTKRVTLDVSPRKPLSLEKKVQLYQNGKLQDKVKCIAKSGKPRLFKEIENPVKHPKPAVAKILTSATITKEVKPECSSTAIQKKLSRVDQKQLPKKPLSYEEYKNRKLYKELFGDADLECSLETKQAKHNKPVELIESNNAKKILSRTTKEVVGGSNKSVFFKNVNSISTSPKADVVAIENDHGEKLSTMKNRPVAVVSPSIRNNTRMPEFSKTTATSSNVLKEFERQYTNIPKVLTIPTSEKCSFERPHPSNSARNEILDELNELCAKKEQKAQSKSLRKSNTMEIKVKHLLCQAKQLLKPYYKQKTISKDEWKSILKKAHGKISAHVEHFYYQDGELKKLILEYLRLYET; this is encoded by the exons ATGGATGAAAGTGACGTAACGTCAAAAAGTACAAGtgataatgaaaataactttggATTGCAAAAACCAAAGTCAAGAAAGCGCAAAATCCCAAATGAGTTAATAATTGATGACATTGAGATATTTGAGGAGACAAGATATGAAAGTGATGAGGAAGAAAGTGATGAGGAAGATCAGTTATTTCAGG GGTCGAGCAGTAGCGATGAAGAtcataatgatgatgatgaaaatcACAACATGTGTCCAATATGTTTGGGTGAATTTACAGACCAAATGATTGGAATACCTGAAAATTGTGTTCATATGTTCTGCATAGAGTGCATTCAAGAATGGACAAAG AATGTGAACAACTGTCCTGTGgatagaaaaaagtttaattcaaTCTCAATCATGCTAACAAAAGATGGACCAGTAATTGAAGAG gTGTACATTGAAGACAAGGAAATGAAGGAGAGTGATTTTGAAGACCCACCAACATACTGTCAG ATTTGTGGATTGTGCGATCGAGAAGAAGCTTTATTGCTGTGTGATGAGTGTGATAATGG ATACCATTTGGACTGCTTGGACCCTCCCCTTAGTGTTGTGCCCATTGACGAGTGGCATTGTCCTGAATGTCAACCAGCTGCAACGTCAAGAGGATCAAGAAGGGATAGGTCAAGGAGCATCCCAGGACTGATTGGAAATGAAGATGATTTGCTGAACGTATTTGAAAGAGTTCAAGAACAGCAACGATTAA CACGTGGTTTAATGTTTGGTCAACTGGCAAGGACAGTTGCATCAACACGCGGTACTCGTGGTCGTCGTAGAGGTCGTGGTCGTTCCAGAAGACGTGGAGGTGGTAGAGGACAAACCAGCGCAAGTCAATCTTCAGCAAGCAGGAGGAGATCAGGACAGAACACATCCG TGACAATAAAAAAGAggagaagaagaaagaaaaagaaggcACGTTCAAGTTCTAAAAACAAAAGTCCATCAGAAAAAGTTAAAAGATCTTTAGAGAAAGCAAGGAAAAAGCACATTAAAGAACAAATAGAAAAGTTCCGAGCAAATATGCAACAGCGTGGCAGCGAGCCATTGGAAACATCCCAATTTTCGTTGTTTGGTAATAGATACAATTTGGATGATTTTCATGGTGATTCAGAAGAAACCTATAGATTGCAGGAAAGGGGAAACAGTCCAGCAAG GTCTGCTATAGTGAATTCCACAGATGTAGTTGGAAGTATATTGGGCGGTTTTGGTACTCTTGACCCTGATAATGTCATCGTACATCGTAATGGTTCTTTAGAACCGAAACCAGAGGCAGTCGTAGGAGATACTTGCGAGGATTCAACAAAGGATGTTGATGATGCCAAGGAAGATGGCAATAGAAAAAGTTCTTCCTCTTCTATAAGTGGTGTGGTAAGAAATAATGTCAAGAGAAGGAAGATCAGGTTCTTTGATGACGACGATGAGTGTAGGTCCAATGCTAAAGAAAATGATAATGTGTTTGTTGTAAACAAATCAGACATGAAAGAAGGTGTTCAGGAGCGTAGTACATCTAATACTGAAGGGTCTCAAACTTTTAGCAGGGAGAGAGCAGAAGCGTTAAAGGAGAAAATTAGGAAAAGTTTTAAGGAGCGAATGAAGCAAAAAGAAGAGGCTGAACAGCttaaacaaaaactaaaaaatataaggaGCAATTTTTCATGTACGGATCACAAAACAACTGCTAATCTGCACACTATTTCTCAGTTTAAAATTCCGAAGCTTAAACGGGAGAACAAAGAAGAAAGAGCAGAGGTTAGTAAAAAACCTCCTTATTTTCCTAAAGAGAGTGAAGTTGGTCGACCCATGGGTGTCTCATCCGTTGTAACAAAACGTGTTACGTTAGATGTTTCACCAAGAAAACCACTATCACTCGAAAAGAAAGTGCAGCTGTATCAAAATGGAAAATTACAGGACAAGGTAAAATGTATTGCTAAATCTGGTAAACCTAGACTctttaaagaaattgagaatCCAGTAAAACACCCTAAACCTGCTGTTGCAAAGATATTAACATCAGCAACGATAACGAAAGAAGTGAAACCTGAATGTTCATCAACTGCAATACAGAAAAAGCTCTCCAGAGTTGACCAAAAGCAGTTGCCTAAGAAACCCTTATCATATGAAgaatataaaaatagaaaactcTACAAAGAGCTTTTCGGAGATGCAGATCTCGAGTGTAGTCTGGAAACTAAGCAAGCAAAGCACAACAAACCGGTAGAATTAATAGAAAGCAATAATGCAAAGAAAATTCTTTCACGTACCACGAAAGAGGTTGTTGGTGGAAGtaataaaagtgtttttttcaaaaatgtaaacagtaTTTCCACTTCTCCAAAAGCTGACGTCGTTGCAATAGAAAATGACCATGGGGAGAAATTATCGACAATGAAAAATAGACCTGTTGCTGTAGTATCGCCTAGCATTCGAAATAACACTAGAATGCCAGAATTTAGCAAAACGACAGCAACATCCTCAAATGTCCTGAAAGAATTTGAGAGACAGTACACTAACATTCCAAAAGTATTAACTATACCGACCTCTGAAAAATGTTCTTTCGAGAGGCCGCATCCTTCTAATTCTGCTAGAAATGAAATATTAGACGAGTTAAATGAGTTGTGtgcaaaaaaagaacaaaaagctCAAAGCAAGTCTCTGCGGAAGTCAAACACAATG GAAATCAAAGTAAAGCATTTACTGTGTCAAGCAAAGCAACTTCTAAAGCcatattataaacaaaaaactatATCGAAAGATGAGTGGAAATCTATTTTAAAGAAAGCTCATGGAAAG atcaGCGCCCACGTAGAACATTTTTATTATCAAGATGGAGAACTAAAAAAGTTAATATTGGAATACCTGCGCTTATATGAAACGTAG
- the LOC130662340 gene encoding uncharacterized protein LOC130662340 isoform X1, giving the protein MAPTTVSLCELWLKLCLYVENFIKQALLNVLHNVNNKNTYTGLPSDPSRLYSQLQNHHTKLTKLKDKKVINNDQWLLLFPANLQTDSTKFDPTLIVLLIINCTNLPPPSGGWKQKCPSTNDMSVGAFVLRAREFRNMIMHYSNPSILRESEFTTIWLEGDQILNGLGYAINTNTLKHDSLDPERMDYFRLFLNHLQYGQSQLQRLVDENTTDVSNLANFARKVIEIKESISDIKKDFEAQEANQELIVKKIDDAFAKISHLNDKYGKEIDEMKDGFASLKVHYEHHDIRICKLEKASGDETHFKTHQHFFNVHQNVCNFTGRESVLDEIYKQLNTPTNYSYSAVALTGLGGIGKTETAARYAQTYGKENYKNVFWLHAENLESQLIQLASVLNVNYRNNSIETLMFSISKSLENSKCLFVFDNVEDMESMEPVLRNIGRELNPHFIITSQFSKWPGLGIQQIEIDVFTVDEATRLCEFVDESEKEVLKELITELKCLPLAMQQAVSYIKKHSTTVTAYLDGFKRNKMQLLDINLKKIGEALYGKTLMTVWQMAFEKLKLNKHKVAIDVINMMSHMDGNFINTKAFLFHENIEDEIDLNEIVGMLCEYSLISKKNSDVTRAAVVTMHKLVQKVLKLYSENEQSNKKKEFVQERLCNILVKASQSSPSWDNDEENIWFLHVKKLWKEGLIFNNLTFMRNAFTIAFQRGEQNFHNDVLSKCILKDDVHVNDNASSLKSNIRRCNILVACGQNKAAIDSLKKILIDYKRELESKNFVVLYWKLNYAALHLHHGDREKGKKMYESVKNDIKTCQADYKMDDENYATLLKLEMLILYGLNEFEAAMKVIKKLERKADKSTFNGIQNSFDMLQCKAHILCNLKDTIQASNVVDELESLLRKKNIKQSHIKYIEYTLLKANIFWLNKNYEAALNVLTLESSKLSEMCNLSGQTIFTNIGLIHLVKGRYKIALENFNNAIDISKQFEINNSNHASYVNCLKGLTLLRLNKINEAVEELSKNYGDIQFSPELERIAQFASNCDKLRSFTKERKEKYGVYSMEFKKLLTDCQDKKRELNRYVDLIVNNFNFVVALSWYNCVID; this is encoded by the exons ATGGCACCAACTACAGTTTCACTTTGCGAATTATGGTTAAAGTTATGTTTATATGTTGAGAACTTTATAAAACAAGCATTATTAAATGTTTTACACAATGTGAACAATAAAAATACTTACACAGGTTTACCTTCCGATCCAAGCAGATTATATAGCCAACTGCAAAACCATCATACAAAATTAACCAAGTTAAAGGATAAAAAGGTAATCAACAATGATCAGTGGTTGCTTTTGTTTCCTGCTAATCTACAAACCGACTCTACAAAATTTGATCCTACGTTAATCGTATTGTTAATTATAAATTGTACAAATCTTCCTCCTCCTAGTGGAGGATGGAAACAAAAATGTCCATCTACAAATGATATGAGTGTTGGTGCATTCGTTTTACGTGCACGTGAATTTAGAAACATGATCATGCATTATAGCAATCCTTCTATTTTAAGAGAGTCAGAATTTACTACCATCTGGTTGGAAGGTGATCAGATTTTAAATGGACTTGGATATGCCATCAATACGAATACATTAAAGCATGATTCACTTGATCCTGAAAGGATGGACTATTTTAGGCTATTTCTGAATCATCTACAATATGGGCAAAGCCAATTACAGCGACTAGTTGATGAAAATACAACTGATGTATCTAACCTTGCAAATTTCGCTAGGAAGGTTATTGAGATTAAAGAGAGCATATCTGACATTAAAAAAGACTTTGAAGCACAAGAAGCCAATCAGGaattaattgttaaaaaaatagatgATGCATTTGCAAAAATCTCTCATTTAAATGATAAATATGGTAAAGAAATTGACGAAATGAAAGATGGATTTGCCAGTTTGAAAGTACATTATGAACATCATGATATAAGAATATGTAAGCTTGAAAAAg ctAGTGGTGATGAAACACACTTCAAAACTCACCAACACTTTTTCAACGTACATCAAAATGTATGTAATTTCACTGGAAGGGAAAGTGTTTTGGATGAAATATACAAACAGTTAAATACTCCAACAAACTATAGTTACAGTGCTGTTGCGTTAACTGGTTTAGGTGGTATTGGTAAAACAGAAACAGCTGCAAGATATGCTCAAACCTACGGTaaagaaaattacaaaaatgtattttggcTTCATGCAGAAAATTTAGAGTCGCAATTAATTCAACTTGCATCCGTATTAAACGTCAACTATCGTAATAATTCAATTGAAACTCTTATGTTTTCAATTTCCAAATCATTGGAGAATTCAAAGTGcttgtttgtttttgacaaTGTGGAAGACATGGAGTCCATGGAACCAGTGCTTAGAAACATAGGTCGAGAACTAAATCCACACTTTATTATAACGTCCCAATTTAGTAAGTGGCCTGGATTGGGAATACAACAGATTGAAATTGACGTATTCACAGTAGACGAGGCTACTAGGTTATGTGAGTTCGTCGACGAGTCGGAAAAAGAAGTTTTGAAAGAGCTTATCACAGAATTAAAGTGTTTGCCATTAGCCATGCAGCAAGCTGTAAGCTACATTAAAAAACATTCTACAACTGTTACGGCGTATCTTGATGGATTTAAGAGGAACAAAATGCAACTTTTGGATATTAACCTTAAGAAAATTGGAGAAGCATTGTATGGTAAAACGTTAATGACGGTATGGCAGATGGCATTCGAAAAGCTGAAGCTGAACAAACATAAAGTTGCCATAGATGTTATTAACATGATGTCTCATATGGATGGAAATTTTATTAATACAAAAGCATTTTTATTTCATGAAAATATAGAGGATGAAATTGATTTGAATGAGATTGTGGGAATGTTGTGCGAATATTCTCTCATATCGAAGAAGAATAGTGATGTAACTCGAGCTGCCGTTGTTACTATGCATAAATTGGTTCAAAAAGTGTTAAAATTGTATTCTGAAAATGAACAGTCAAATAAGAAAAAGGAATTTGTTCAAGAACGTTTATGTAATATCTTGGTGAAAGCATCCCAAAGTTCACCCTCATGGGATAACGACGAAGAAAACATCTGGTTTTTACATGTCAAAAAATTGTGGAAAGAAGGTTTGATCTTTAATAACTTAACATTTATGCGAAATGCTTTCACTATCGCATTTCAGCGAGGGGAACAGAACTTTCACAATGACGTGTTGTCTAAGTGTATTTTAAAAGACGATGTTCATGTTAACGACAATGCTTCATCTTTAAAGAGCAATATTAGAAGGTGTAACATTCTTGTTGCTTGCGGTCAAAATAAGGCGGCGATCGAttcattaaagaaaatattaattgATTATAAAAGAGAGTTGGAAAGCAAGAACTTTGTTGTTCTTTATTGGAAGTTAAATTACGCTGCTCTTCATTTGCACCATGGTGATCGGGAAAAGGGAAAAAAGATGTATGAAAGTGTTAAAAATGATATAAAGACTTGTCAGGCTGATTATAAAATGGATGATGAAAATTATGCTACTTTATTGAAATTAGAAATGTTAATATTGTATGGGTTGAATGAATTTGAAGCTGCtatgaaagttattaaaaagttaGAGAGAAAAGCAGATAAATCTACGTTTAATGGAATACAAAACAGTTTTGATATGTTACAGTGCAAAGCCCACATATTATGTAATTTAAAAGATACCATCCAGGCATCCAACGTAGTAGATGAGTTGGAATCTTtgcttagaaaaaaaaatataaaacagtccCACATTAAGTATATAGAATATACTCTTCTTAAAGCAAACATATTTTGGCTTAACAAAAATTACGAAGCAGCTCTAAATGTACTTACTCTTGAAAGTAGCAAATTATCTGAAATGTGTAATTTAAGCGGCCAAACTATTTTTACAAACATTGGATTAATACACCTAGTGAAAGGGCGATACAAAATTGCGTTGGAAAACTTCAACAATGCAATAGATATTTCAAAACAATTCGAAATTAACAATTCAAATCATGCATCATATGTAAATTGTCTAAAAGGACTTACTTTATtacgtttaaataaaattaatgaagCTGTTGAAGAACTTTCAAAGAATTACGGCGATATCCAGTTTTCTCCTGAATTAGAAAGAATTGCGCAGTTTGCTTCAAACTGTGATAAATTGCGTAGTTTCACAAAAGAGAGAAAGGAGAAGTATGGTGTTTACAGTATGGAATTTAAGAAACTGTTAACTGATTGTCAAGACAAAAAAAGAGAATTGAATAGATATGTTGATTTAATTGTTAACAACTTCAATTTTGTTGTAGCACTTAGTTGGTATAATTGTGTTATTGATTAA
- the LOC130662340 gene encoding uncharacterized protein LOC130662340 isoform X2, which translates to MDESDVTSKSTSDNENNFGLQKPKSRKRKIPNELIIDDIEIFEETRYESDEEESDEEDQLFQGSSSSDEDHNDDDENHNMCPICLGEFTDQMIGIPENCVHMFCIECIQEWTKNVNNCPVDRKKFNSISIMLTKDGPVIEEVYIEDKEMKESDFEDPPTYCQICGLCDREEALLLCDECDNGYHLDCLDPPLSVVPIDEWHCPECQPAATSRGSRRDRSRSIPGLIGNEDDLLNVFERVQEQQRLNPDTLARGLMFGQLARTVASTRGTRGRRRGRGRSRRRGGGRGQTSASQSSASRRRSGQNTSVTIKKRRRRKKKKARSSSKNKSPSEKVKRSLEKARKKHIKEQIEKFRANMQQRGSEPLETSQFSLFGNRYNLDDFHGDSEETYRLQERGNSPARSAIVNSTDVVGSILGGFGTLDPDNVIVHRNGSLEPKPEAVVGDTCEDSTKDVDDAKEDGNRKSSSSSISGVVRNNVKRRKIRFFDDDDECRSNAKENDNVFVVNKSDMKEGVQERSTSNTEGSQTFSRERAEALKEKIRKSFKERMKQKEEAEQLKQKLKNIRSNFSCTDHKTTANLHTISQFKIPKLKRENKEERAEVSKKPPYFPKESEVGRPMGVSSVVTKRVTLDVSPRKPLSLEKKVQLYQNGKLQDKVKCIAKSGKPRLFKEIENPVKHPKPAVAKILTSATITKEVKPECSSTAIQKKLSRVDQKQLPKKPLSYEEYKNRKLYKELFGDADLECSLETKQAKHNKPVELIESNNAKKILSRTTKEVVGGSNKSVFFKNVNSISTSPKADVVAIENDHGEKLSTMKNRPVAVVSPSIRNNTRMPEFSKTTATSSNVLKEFERQYTNIPKVLTIPTSEKCSFERPHPSNSARNEILDELNELCAKKEQKAQSKSLRKSNTMEIKVKHLLCQAKQLLKPYYKQKTISKDEWKSILKKAHGKISAHVEHFYYQDGELKKLILEYLRLYET; encoded by the exons ATGGATGAAAGTGACGTAACGTCAAAAAGTACAAGtgataatgaaaataactttggATTGCAAAAACCAAAGTCAAGAAAGCGCAAAATCCCAAATGAGTTAATAATTGATGACATTGAGATATTTGAGGAGACAAGATATGAAAGTGATGAGGAAGAAAGTGATGAGGAAGATCAGTTATTTCAGG GGTCGAGCAGTAGCGATGAAGAtcataatgatgatgatgaaaatcACAACATGTGTCCAATATGTTTGGGTGAATTTACAGACCAAATGATTGGAATACCTGAAAATTGTGTTCATATGTTCTGCATAGAGTGCATTCAAGAATGGACAAAG AATGTGAACAACTGTCCTGTGgatagaaaaaagtttaattcaaTCTCAATCATGCTAACAAAAGATGGACCAGTAATTGAAGAG gTGTACATTGAAGACAAGGAAATGAAGGAGAGTGATTTTGAAGACCCACCAACATACTGTCAG ATTTGTGGATTGTGCGATCGAGAAGAAGCTTTATTGCTGTGTGATGAGTGTGATAATGG ATACCATTTGGACTGCTTGGACCCTCCCCTTAGTGTTGTGCCCATTGACGAGTGGCATTGTCCTGAATGTCAACCAGCTGCAACGTCAAGAGGATCAAGAAGGGATAGGTCAAGGAGCATCCCAGGACTGATTGGAAATGAAGATGATTTGCTGAACGTATTTGAAAGAGTTCAAGAACAGCAACGATTAA ATCCTGATACTTTAGCACGTGGTTTAATGTTTGGTCAACTGGCAAGGACAGTTGCATCAACACGCGGTACTCGTGGTCGTCGTAGAGGTCGTGGTCGTTCCAGAAGACGTGGAGGTGGTAGAGGACAAACCAGCGCAAGTCAATCTTCAGCAAGCAGGAGGAGATCAGGACAGAACACATCCG TGACAATAAAAAAGAggagaagaagaaagaaaaagaaggcACGTTCAAGTTCTAAAAACAAAAGTCCATCAGAAAAAGTTAAAAGATCTTTAGAGAAAGCAAGGAAAAAGCACATTAAAGAACAAATAGAAAAGTTCCGAGCAAATATGCAACAGCGTGGCAGCGAGCCATTGGAAACATCCCAATTTTCGTTGTTTGGTAATAGATACAATTTGGATGATTTTCATGGTGATTCAGAAGAAACCTATAGATTGCAGGAAAGGGGAAACAGTCCAGCAAG GTCTGCTATAGTGAATTCCACAGATGTAGTTGGAAGTATATTGGGCGGTTTTGGTACTCTTGACCCTGATAATGTCATCGTACATCGTAATGGTTCTTTAGAACCGAAACCAGAGGCAGTCGTAGGAGATACTTGCGAGGATTCAACAAAGGATGTTGATGATGCCAAGGAAGATGGCAATAGAAAAAGTTCTTCCTCTTCTATAAGTGGTGTGGTAAGAAATAATGTCAAGAGAAGGAAGATCAGGTTCTTTGATGACGACGATGAGTGTAGGTCCAATGCTAAAGAAAATGATAATGTGTTTGTTGTAAACAAATCAGACATGAAAGAAGGTGTTCAGGAGCGTAGTACATCTAATACTGAAGGGTCTCAAACTTTTAGCAGGGAGAGAGCAGAAGCGTTAAAGGAGAAAATTAGGAAAAGTTTTAAGGAGCGAATGAAGCAAAAAGAAGAGGCTGAACAGCttaaacaaaaactaaaaaatataaggaGCAATTTTTCATGTACGGATCACAAAACAACTGCTAATCTGCACACTATTTCTCAGTTTAAAATTCCGAAGCTTAAACGGGAGAACAAAGAAGAAAGAGCAGAGGTTAGTAAAAAACCTCCTTATTTTCCTAAAGAGAGTGAAGTTGGTCGACCCATGGGTGTCTCATCCGTTGTAACAAAACGTGTTACGTTAGATGTTTCACCAAGAAAACCACTATCACTCGAAAAGAAAGTGCAGCTGTATCAAAATGGAAAATTACAGGACAAGGTAAAATGTATTGCTAAATCTGGTAAACCTAGACTctttaaagaaattgagaatCCAGTAAAACACCCTAAACCTGCTGTTGCAAAGATATTAACATCAGCAACGATAACGAAAGAAGTGAAACCTGAATGTTCATCAACTGCAATACAGAAAAAGCTCTCCAGAGTTGACCAAAAGCAGTTGCCTAAGAAACCCTTATCATATGAAgaatataaaaatagaaaactcTACAAAGAGCTTTTCGGAGATGCAGATCTCGAGTGTAGTCTGGAAACTAAGCAAGCAAAGCACAACAAACCGGTAGAATTAATAGAAAGCAATAATGCAAAGAAAATTCTTTCACGTACCACGAAAGAGGTTGTTGGTGGAAGtaataaaagtgtttttttcaaaaatgtaaacagtaTTTCCACTTCTCCAAAAGCTGACGTCGTTGCAATAGAAAATGACCATGGGGAGAAATTATCGACAATGAAAAATAGACCTGTTGCTGTAGTATCGCCTAGCATTCGAAATAACACTAGAATGCCAGAATTTAGCAAAACGACAGCAACATCCTCAAATGTCCTGAAAGAATTTGAGAGACAGTACACTAACATTCCAAAAGTATTAACTATACCGACCTCTGAAAAATGTTCTTTCGAGAGGCCGCATCCTTCTAATTCTGCTAGAAATGAAATATTAGACGAGTTAAATGAGTTGTGtgcaaaaaaagaacaaaaagctCAAAGCAAGTCTCTGCGGAAGTCAAACACAATG GAAATCAAAGTAAAGCATTTACTGTGTCAAGCAAAGCAACTTCTAAAGCcatattataaacaaaaaactatATCGAAAGATGAGTGGAAATCTATTTTAAAGAAAGCTCATGGAAAG atcaGCGCCCACGTAGAACATTTTTATTATCAAGATGGAGAACTAAAAAAGTTAATATTGGAATACCTGCGCTTATATGAAACGTAG